A DNA window from Bos indicus isolate NIAB-ARS_2022 breed Sahiwal x Tharparkar chromosome 9, NIAB-ARS_B.indTharparkar_mat_pri_1.0, whole genome shotgun sequence contains the following coding sequences:
- the LOC139184856 gene encoding proline-rich protein 2-like, with protein MIRLRHDVSVFPETWHLGPSERSRAGARRRDSSPSARRPRGSGDPEFGDPSRGRGGPLSQDLPGAGPPHPRGPDALPRGSGKRFLRAASLRGVPGAPGRRSRCSGHRRLGDRSRHPGLPARGRRRRARGTKPRRWAARPEPRASGLAPTPPLPIAPLTWVESPTAARAPDRRHGRSPGVPCARRAAPAELEKLPGSLRPRAGAQPPAAATTPRPARSAFGGERSRTFLRGRWARLLPAPAAQPSPAHPPPSPQQKPPPQPQAGAHPQLRPPNQPPDPPSPAPAPVPRDRLLPFLSRTSPTNQQRELRELRVSAFL; from the coding sequence ATGATCCGTTTGCGACACGACGTGTCGGTTTTCCCAGAAACTTGGCACCTGGGCCCCTCGGAGCGGAGCCGGGCGGGGGCGCGGCGGCGGGACTCCAGCCCTTCCGCCCGGCGGCCCCGGGGCTCGGGGGACCCTGAGTTCGGAGATCCGAGCCGTGGGCGCGGGGGGCCGCTCTCCCAGGACCTTCCGGGCGCTGGGCCGCCTCACCCCCGAGGCCCCGACGCCCTACCGCGGGGGTCGGGAAAGCGTTTCCTCCGCGCCGCCAGCCTGCGCGGGGTCCCGGGCGCGCCAGGGCGCCGCTCCCGGTGCTCCGGGCACCGCCGGCTAGGCGACCGCAGCCGCcaccctgggctccctgcccGGGGCAGGCGGAGGAGGGCGCGGGGAACAAAGCCGAGGCGGTGGGCCGCCCGCCCCGAGCCCCGGGCGTCTGGACTCGCCCCCACGCCACCCCTCCCCATCGCCCCCCTTACCTGGGTGGAGAGCCCGACAGCCGCCCGGGCCCCCGATCGGCGACACGGCCGTTCCCCCGGGGTCCCGTGTGCGCGCAGGGCGGCGCCGGCCGAGTTGGAGAAGTTGCCGGGGTCACTTCGTCCACGCGCGGGCGCTCAGCCTCCGGCAGCCGCGACTACCCCTCGCCCCGCGCGCAGCGCCTTTGGTGGCGAGAGGAGCCGCACCTTCCTCCGGGGCCGCTGGGCccgcctcctccccgcccccgccgcccagcccagcccagcccaccccccaccatctCCCCAGCAAAAGCCCCCACCTCAGCCCCAGGCCGGCGCGCATCCGCAGCTGCGCCCACCAAACCAGCCCCCCGACCCTCCTTCACCCGCTCCCGCCCCCGTACCTCGCGATCGCCTACTGCCCTTTCTTTCTAGGACGTCCCCAACTAATCAGCAGCGAGAACTCCGCGAGCTTCGAGTAAGCGCCTTCCTGTGA